The proteins below are encoded in one region of Streptosporangiales bacterium:
- a CDS encoding D-alanine--D-alanine ligase, producing MGSDRPRKIRVAVVFGGRSSEHAISCATAGSVMQAMDPDRYEILPVGIAHDGRWVLASAEPERLAIADGKLPEVDPTGAEIVLPSDGGDRGLVVLDRDEVPRELGTVDVVLPLLHGPYGEDGTIQGMFEMAGIRYVGAGVFASAASMDKHYTKVVLQGHGIEVGPYVVIRDRDWRVDREGVLAKVAELGFPVFVKPARAGSSMGVSKAGDVAAAVDAIELARTHDPKVLVEAMVAGREIECGVLQGLGDDPPEATAPGEVLYGSEHEFYDFEAKYLDEEHLDLRIPADVPADIAARASAMSVDVFEALSCEGLARVDFFYADDGRLLVNEINTMPGFTPMSMFPQLWAAQGLDYPALVDRLVTLASSRALGLR from the coding sequence ATGGGTAGTGACCGACCGCGGAAGATCCGGGTGGCCGTCGTGTTCGGCGGCCGCAGCAGCGAGCACGCCATCTCGTGCGCCACCGCCGGCAGCGTCATGCAGGCGATGGACCCGGACCGGTACGAGATCCTCCCGGTGGGCATCGCGCACGACGGTAGGTGGGTGCTGGCGTCCGCGGAGCCGGAGCGGCTGGCGATCGCCGACGGCAAGCTCCCCGAGGTCGACCCGACCGGGGCGGAGATCGTGCTCCCGTCCGACGGCGGCGACCGCGGCCTCGTCGTGCTCGACCGCGACGAGGTGCCGCGCGAGCTCGGCACCGTCGACGTCGTCCTGCCGTTGCTGCACGGTCCGTACGGCGAGGACGGCACGATCCAGGGCATGTTCGAGATGGCGGGCATCAGGTACGTCGGTGCCGGGGTCTTCGCGTCCGCCGCGTCGATGGACAAGCACTACACCAAGGTCGTGCTGCAGGGTCACGGCATCGAGGTCGGGCCGTACGTCGTCATCCGTGACCGCGACTGGCGCGTCGACCGCGAAGGCGTGCTCGCGAAGGTCGCCGAGCTCGGTTTCCCCGTGTTCGTGAAGCCCGCGCGGGCAGGGTCGAGCATGGGTGTCAGCAAGGCCGGCGACGTCGCCGCGGCGGTCGACGCGATCGAGCTCGCGCGCACACACGACCCCAAGGTGCTCGTCGAGGCGATGGTCGCGGGGCGCGAGATCGAGTGCGGCGTGCTGCAGGGACTCGGCGACGACCCCCCGGAGGCGACCGCGCCGGGCGAGGTGCTGTACGGCAGCGAGCACGAGTTCTACGACTTCGAGGCCAAGTACCTCGACGAGGAGCACCTCGACCTGCGCATCCCCGCCGACGTGCCCGCCGACATCGCCGCGCGTGCGAGCGCGATGTCCGTCGACGTCTTCGAGGCGCTGTCGTGCGAGGGCCTGGCGCGGGTCGACTTCTTCTACGCCGACGACGGCCGGCTGCTGGTCAACGAGATCAACACCATGCCCGGCTTCACGCCGATGTCGATGTTCCCGCAGCTCTGGGCCGCGCAGGGTCTCGACTACCCGGCGCTGGTCGACCGCCTCGTGACGCTGGCGTCGAGCCGCGCACTCGGCCTCCGCTGA
- a CDS encoding AarF/ABC1/UbiB kinase family protein, with protein MVRAVDLLLTAGFIAVWVVILSVAARRLLELRAGPVRLVVAGLVGVATSAVALGQRVQGEGWPFVILWVGIGMLAAMVLLMVGEVVAPVGSMPRPLRWYRAFRDWRRRTRRYAQVSRIAVRHGLSGYTTGRRKPTIQQRAELARQLRLALEEAGVAFVKFGQILSTRHDLLPPEFTHELSRLHSHVAPVEWAELEELLVEELGPVEDAFAEFDHEPLAAASIGQVHRARLRSGAEVVVKTQRPGIGRIVIGDLDITLRIARMLDQRASWARAIGIRVLADGYAEALLEELDFTVEARNMKRVAAARSYDDVVMAGVHTELCTSRVLVMDYLDGLPLDRAEPIIEERGLDRTALARTLLHTLLTQIMLDGVFLADPHPGNLMLLRDGRLGLLDFGSVGRLDAGLRGVLQRMLLAVDNGDALALSDALVDVADRPEDIDETALERGIGRFMARHLGPGVAVDVDMFTDLFRLVTRYGVSVPPELAAVFRALATVEGTLARLAPGFDIVDESRAFAAAHLHQTLRPDSLRATAMAEVVNLLPLIRRLPRRLDRLTSALEHGRLSSGTRVLADDRDRRFVTRLVHQTLLTLLATAAGIVGVILLGSAEGPPVTPTLGLYHLIAYVLLLGGGALTLRVLTSILRAR; from the coding sequence ATGGTGCGTGCCGTAGACCTCCTGCTCACCGCCGGTTTCATCGCCGTGTGGGTCGTCATCCTCAGTGTCGCCGCCAGGCGCCTGCTCGAGCTTCGGGCGGGCCCGGTGCGTCTCGTCGTCGCCGGGCTCGTGGGCGTGGCGACGTCGGCGGTCGCGCTGGGTCAGCGCGTCCAGGGCGAGGGATGGCCGTTCGTCATCTTGTGGGTCGGGATCGGGATGTTGGCCGCGATGGTCCTGCTGATGGTCGGCGAGGTCGTCGCCCCGGTCGGATCGATGCCGAGGCCGCTGCGCTGGTACCGCGCGTTCCGCGACTGGCGGCGCAGGACCAGGAGGTACGCCCAGGTCAGCCGGATCGCCGTCCGGCACGGCCTGAGCGGCTACACGACCGGGCGGCGCAAGCCGACCATCCAGCAGCGGGCGGAGCTGGCCAGGCAGCTCAGGCTCGCGCTCGAGGAGGCCGGGGTCGCGTTCGTCAAGTTCGGTCAGATCCTGTCGACCAGGCACGACCTGCTGCCGCCGGAGTTCACCCATGAGCTGAGCCGGCTGCACAGCCACGTGGCACCGGTCGAGTGGGCGGAGCTGGAGGAGCTGCTCGTCGAGGAGCTCGGCCCCGTCGAGGACGCGTTCGCCGAGTTCGACCACGAACCGCTCGCCGCGGCGTCCATCGGCCAGGTCCACCGCGCCCGCCTGCGCTCCGGCGCCGAGGTCGTCGTCAAGACGCAGCGCCCCGGCATCGGGCGAATCGTCATCGGCGACCTCGACATCACCCTGCGCATCGCGCGGATGCTGGACCAGCGTGCCTCCTGGGCGCGTGCCATCGGCATCAGGGTGCTCGCCGACGGGTACGCGGAGGCGCTCCTCGAGGAGCTCGACTTCACGGTCGAGGCGCGCAACATGAAGCGGGTCGCTGCGGCGCGCAGCTACGACGACGTCGTCATGGCCGGCGTCCACACCGAGCTGTGCACCAGCCGCGTCCTGGTCATGGACTACCTCGACGGCCTGCCCCTCGACCGCGCCGAGCCGATCATCGAGGAACGCGGCCTCGACCGCACCGCACTCGCGCGCACGCTGCTGCACACCCTGCTGACGCAGATCATGCTCGACGGTGTGTTCCTCGCCGACCCGCACCCGGGCAACCTCATGCTGCTGCGCGACGGACGCCTGGGCCTGCTCGACTTCGGCTCCGTGGGACGGCTCGACGCCGGGCTGCGCGGCGTCCTGCAGCGCATGCTCCTCGCGGTGGACAACGGCGACGCCCTCGCGCTCAGCGACGCCCTGGTCGACGTCGCGGACCGTCCGGAGGACATCGACGAGACGGCGCTCGAGCGGGGGATCGGGCGGTTCATGGCCCGGCACCTGGGTCCCGGCGTCGCGGTCGACGTCGACATGTTCACCGACCTCTTCCGGCTCGTGACCCGCTACGGCGTGTCCGTTCCGCCCGAGCTGGCCGCGGTGTTCCGTGCGCTCGCCACCGTGGAGGGCACGCTCGCCCGGCTCGCTCCCGGGTTCGACATCGTCGACGAGTCGCGGGCGTTCGCCGCCGCGCACCTGCACCAGACGCTGCGCCCTGACTCCCTGCGTGCCACGGCGATGGCCGAGGTCGTCAACCTGCTCCCGCTGATCCGGCGGCTGCCGCGGCGGCTGGACCGGCTCACCAGTGCGCTCGAGCACGGACGCCTGTCGAGCGGCACGCGGGTGCTCGCCGACGACCGTGACCGCCGCTTCGTGACCCGACTGGTCCACCAGACCCTGCTGACCCTGCTCGCCACCGCCGCCGGCATCGTCGGCGTGATCCTGCTCGGCTCTGCGGAGGGACCGCCGGTGACCCCGACGCTCGGCCTCTACCACCTGATCGCGTACGTCCTCCTCCTCGGCGGCGGCGCTCTCACCCTCCGCGTCCTCACGTCGATCCTGAGAGCCAGGTGA
- a CDS encoding cystathionine gamma-synthase: MNSNHAAPPGRAADTILVAAGRPPRTPDAPLNPPLVLASPYAAGGEHEYGRLGSPVWEAFEEVLGALEGGQALAFASGMAAANAVLDTVPDGGTVVAPRHAYNGVLTLLDRAATRGRVKVVTVDVADGAAVREACAGASMLWLESPTNPALEVADIPAACAAARDHGCTVVVDNTFATPLLQRPLDLGADVVVHSASKYLAGHSDLVLGAVVTRDDALHDHVDSVRRSAGAIAGPFETWLALRGMRTLHLRMERAQANAAALAERLAAHPTVVRVRYPGLPDDPGHARATAQMDGYGAIVCPELADAAAADSLCAGVRLWAHATSLGGVESTLERRRRWSGEPDTIPAGLVRLSVGVEHVDDLWADLAQALDAIG; encoded by the coding sequence ATGAACTCCAACCACGCCGCACCGCCCGGCCGCGCCGCAGACACTATCCTCGTCGCCGCCGGCCGGCCGCCCCGGACGCCCGACGCCCCCCTCAACCCGCCGCTCGTGCTCGCCTCCCCGTACGCGGCGGGCGGCGAGCACGAGTACGGCAGGCTCGGGAGCCCGGTCTGGGAGGCCTTCGAGGAGGTGCTCGGCGCGCTCGAGGGTGGCCAGGCCCTGGCGTTCGCCTCCGGCATGGCCGCGGCGAACGCGGTGCTCGACACGGTGCCGGACGGCGGCACGGTCGTCGCACCGCGGCACGCGTACAACGGCGTGCTCACCCTCCTCGACCGGGCGGCCACGCGCGGCCGCGTCAAGGTCGTCACCGTCGACGTCGCCGACGGCGCTGCCGTCCGCGAGGCGTGCGCCGGGGCGTCGATGCTGTGGCTGGAGTCCCCGACCAACCCCGCGCTCGAGGTCGCCGACATCCCCGCGGCCTGCGCCGCCGCGCGCGACCACGGCTGCACCGTCGTCGTCGACAACACCTTCGCCACGCCGCTCCTGCAGCGCCCGCTCGACCTCGGGGCCGACGTCGTCGTGCACTCCGCGAGCAAGTACCTCGCGGGGCACAGCGACCTGGTGCTCGGCGCGGTCGTCACCCGCGACGACGCGCTGCACGACCACGTCGACTCCGTCCGCAGGTCCGCCGGCGCGATCGCCGGACCGTTCGAGACGTGGCTCGCGCTGCGCGGCATGCGCACGCTCCACCTCCGGATGGAACGCGCCCAGGCGAACGCCGCCGCGCTCGCGGAACGCCTCGCCGCCCACCCCACCGTCGTACGCGTGCGCTACCCCGGGCTCCCCGACGACCCCGGGCACGCGCGCGCCACGGCGCAGATGGACGGCTACGGCGCCATCGTCTGCCCGGAGCTCGCCGACGCCGCCGCGGCCGACTCGCTGTGCGCGGGGGTGAGGCTGTGGGCGCACGCCACCAGCCTCGGCGGCGTGGAGTCGACCCTCGAACGCCGCCGTCGCTGGTCCGGCGAGCCCGACACCATCCCCGCGGGCCTGGTACGCCTCAGCGTCGGCGTCGAGCACGTCGACGACCTGTGGGCCGATCTCGCCCAGGCACTCGACGCGATCGGCTGA
- a CDS encoding NAD(P)H-dependent glycerol-3-phosphate dehydrogenase translates to MRVAVFGSGSWGTTFAQVICDAGGDVRLWGRRAEVVDAINDKRENPVHLPGLVLPDTLAATTDPEHAADGAEIAVFAVPSQSLRDNLGRWVPLLGRDTVLVSLMKGVELGSCKRMSEVMHEVTGAGDERIAVVSGPNLAKEIAARQPAATVVASTELDTATLVQDACHTSYFRAYTGTDVVGSELCGATKNVIALAVGLSIGMGFGDNTRSMLITRGLAECVRLGVALGADMQTFAGLAGLGDLVATCGSPLSRNRTFGERLGRGESLADVIADTREVAEGVKSCQSILELAVRNDVEMPITEAVVEVVHGDVSPMDAVRNLMGRSAKPEWYG, encoded by the coding sequence GTGCGTGTTGCGGTGTTCGGCAGTGGCTCGTGGGGCACGACGTTCGCGCAGGTGATCTGCGACGCGGGCGGTGACGTGCGCCTGTGGGGACGCCGCGCCGAGGTCGTCGACGCGATCAACGACAAGCGGGAGAACCCCGTCCACCTGCCTGGTCTCGTGCTTCCCGACACGCTCGCGGCGACCACCGATCCCGAGCACGCGGCCGACGGTGCGGAGATCGCGGTGTTCGCGGTGCCGTCGCAGAGCCTGCGGGACAACCTCGGTCGCTGGGTGCCGCTGCTCGGCCGTGACACCGTGCTCGTCAGCCTGATGAAGGGCGTCGAGCTCGGCTCGTGCAAGCGGATGAGCGAGGTGATGCACGAGGTCACCGGCGCCGGCGACGAGAGGATCGCCGTCGTCAGCGGACCCAACCTCGCGAAGGAGATCGCGGCGCGACAGCCCGCCGCGACGGTCGTGGCGAGCACCGAGCTCGACACGGCGACGCTCGTCCAGGACGCCTGCCACACGTCGTACTTCCGCGCGTACACCGGCACCGACGTCGTCGGCTCCGAGCTGTGCGGCGCGACCAAGAACGTGATCGCACTCGCCGTCGGCCTCTCCATCGGCATGGGATTCGGCGACAACACCCGGTCGATGCTCATCACCAGGGGACTTGCCGAGTGCGTACGCCTCGGCGTGGCGCTCGGAGCCGACATGCAGACGTTCGCCGGGCTCGCCGGTCTCGGCGACCTCGTGGCGACCTGCGGGTCGCCGCTCTCGCGCAACCGCACGTTCGGCGAGCGTCTCGGCCGCGGCGAGTCGCTCGCCGACGTGATCGCCGACACGCGTGAGGTCGCCGAGGGCGTCAAGTCGTGCCAGTCGATCCTCGAGCTGGCCGTGCGCAACGACGTCGAGATGCCGATCACCGAGGCGGTCGTCGAGGTCGTCCACGGCGACGTGTCGCCGATGGACGCCGTCCGCAACCTGATGGGCCGCAGCGCGAAGCCCGAGTGGTACGGCTGA
- a CDS encoding 1-acyl-sn-glycerol-3-phosphate acyltransferase, with amino-acid sequence MPRSPRVVLSSVVADRRRQLALSCPSGGEGPVLDTTSGHRQTVSVSIPEKRGALRQFAAGVIRSSATLLTRRIWLGQEHLPPTGVVVACNHLSEYDPVAIAHYIYDAGRFPRFLGKDGVFAIPVVGRLLHDLGQIPVHRESTRAGEALRAAIDAAREGACVVVYPEATITRDPDLWPMTAKTGAVRIALHAGVPLVPLATWGAQDLLPYRGAPRPVPRKTVRIKAGPPVDLAAYAGRGDDPVAMAEATDVVMRHIAEQLAALRGERAPEVLYERDRGES; translated from the coding sequence GTGCCCAGGAGCCCAAGGGTCGTCCTCTCGTCCGTTGTCGCAGACCGCCGGAGGCAGCTGGCGCTGTCCTGCCCTTCCGGTGGTGAGGGGCCGGTTCTCGACACTACGTCAGGACACCGCCAGACTGTGTCGGTGTCCATCCCCGAGAAGCGTGGCGCACTCCGGCAGTTCGCGGCCGGCGTCATCCGGTCGAGCGCGACGCTGCTCACCCGCAGGATCTGGCTCGGGCAGGAGCATCTGCCACCGACGGGCGTCGTCGTGGCGTGCAACCACCTGTCGGAGTACGACCCGGTCGCCATCGCGCACTACATCTACGATGCGGGACGGTTCCCGCGCTTCCTCGGCAAGGACGGCGTCTTCGCGATCCCCGTGGTCGGACGCCTGTTGCACGACCTCGGGCAGATCCCCGTCCACCGGGAGTCGACCAGGGCAGGCGAGGCGTTGCGCGCAGCGATCGACGCGGCGCGCGAGGGCGCGTGCGTCGTCGTGTATCCCGAGGCGACGATCACGCGCGACCCGGATCTGTGGCCGATGACCGCCAAGACGGGCGCGGTCCGGATCGCCCTGCATGCCGGCGTCCCGCTGGTGCCGCTGGCGACCTGGGGCGCGCAGGACCTCCTGCCGTACCGCGGCGCGCCACGTCCGGTGCCACGAAAGACGGTGCGGATCAAGGCGGGGCCGCCGGTGGACCTGGCGGCGTACGCGGGCCGGGGGGACGACCCCGTCGCCATGGCGGAGGCGACGGACGTCGTCATGCGACACATCGCGGAACAGCTCGCCGCGCTGCGTGGTGAGCGCGCCCCCGAGGTGCTGTACGAGAGGGATCGAGGAGAGTCCTAG
- a CDS encoding HU family DNA-binding protein, which yields MNKAQLVETLSTHFEGNKRQAGQALESVLDTITAAVAKGEKVAITGFGVFEKVVRGPRVARNPRTGEKVRVKKTAAPKFRPGAEFKAYVSGAKKVAKAAPAKKTAAKKTTTAKKAAPAKKAAAKKTAAKKATPAKKTAAKKTTAKKTTAKKAVKRAR from the coding sequence GTGAACAAGGCACAACTAGTCGAGACGCTTTCCACCCACTTCGAGGGGAACAAGAGGCAAGCGGGACAGGCACTCGAGTCCGTTCTCGACACGATCACCGCGGCCGTCGCCAAGGGCGAGAAGGTCGCGATCACCGGCTTCGGTGTCTTCGAGAAGGTCGTACGGGGACCGCGCGTCGCGCGTAACCCGCGCACGGGCGAGAAGGTCCGTGTGAAGAAGACGGCGGCGCCGAAGTTCCGGCCGGGCGCGGAGTTCAAGGCCTACGTCTCCGGGGCCAAGAAGGTCGCCAAGGCCGCACCGGCCAAGAAGACCGCCGCCAAGAAGACGACGACGGCCAAGAAGGCGGCACCCGCCAAGAAGGCGGCTGCCAAGAAGACGGCGGCGAAGAAGGCCACGCCGGCGAAGAAGACGGCCGCCAAGAAGACCACGGCCAAGAAGACGACCGCGAAGAAGGCGGTCAAGCGCGCACGCTGA
- the leuD gene encoding 3-isopropylmalate dehydratase small subunit yields MEPFTTHVGRAVPLRRANVDTDQIIPASYLKRVTRSGFEDGLFAAWRQDPSFVLNDERYDGATILVAGPDFGTGSSREHAVWALQNYGFRAVIAPRFADIFRSNAGKNGLLVATVPDDVVDRLQTLSENDPQAPVTVDLAARVVTAEGVEAPLEIDEYTRWRLLEGLDDVALTLRHVDDVTAFEKGRHDWLPVTG; encoded by the coding sequence ATGGAACCGTTCACGACACATGTCGGCCGCGCGGTGCCGTTGCGGCGCGCGAACGTCGACACCGACCAGATCATCCCGGCCTCGTACCTCAAGCGCGTCACCCGCAGCGGGTTCGAGGACGGCCTGTTCGCCGCGTGGCGGCAGGACCCCTCGTTCGTCCTCAACGACGAGCGCTACGACGGCGCGACGATCCTCGTCGCCGGTCCCGACTTCGGCACCGGGTCGTCGCGGGAGCACGCGGTCTGGGCCCTGCAGAACTACGGGTTCCGCGCCGTCATCGCGCCGCGCTTCGCTGACATCTTCCGGAGCAACGCGGGCAAGAACGGCCTGCTGGTCGCCACCGTGCCCGACGACGTCGTCGACCGTCTGCAGACCCTCTCCGAGAACGACCCGCAGGCGCCGGTCACGGTCGACCTGGCCGCCCGCGTCGTCACCGCCGAGGGCGTCGAGGCGCCGCTGGAGATCGACGAGTACACGCGCTGGCGGCTGTTGGAGGGACTCGACGACGTCGCCCTGACCCTGCGCCACGTCGACGACGTCACGGCGTTCGAGAAGGGGCGCCACGACTGGCTTCCCGTGACCGGCTGA
- the leuC gene encoding 3-isopropylmalate dehydratase large subunit gives MGRTLAEKVWDDHVVRRADGEPDLLYIDLHLIHEVTSPQAFDGLRLANRTVRRPDLTIATEDHNVPTTGLGLPIADPVSRTQVETLRKNCAEFGVRLHPMGDASQGIVHVIGPQLGLTQPGTTIVCGDSHTSTHGAFGALAFGIGTSEVEHVLATQTLSQARPKLMAVNAHGDLPYGVTAKDLVLALIAQVGTGGGQGHIVEYRGEAFRQLSMEGRMTVCNMSIEWGAKAGMIAPDDTTFSYVEGRESAPTGKAWEAALDHWRSLPTDAGAAFDTEVDLDASSVEPFVTWGTNPGQGAPLSASIPDPGAYDDPGKRASAERALTYMDLRAGTPLRDVSVDTVFLGSCTNGRIEDLRAAADVLRGRRVASDVRMLVVPGSVQVRSQAEREGLDRVFADAGAEWRGAGCSMCLGMNPDQLAPGERSASTSNRNFEGRQGRGGRTHLVSPLVAAATAVTGHLSSPADLEA, from the coding sequence ATGGGCCGCACTCTGGCGGAGAAGGTGTGGGACGACCATGTCGTGCGACGCGCCGACGGCGAACCCGATCTGCTCTACATCGATCTCCACCTCATCCACGAAGTGACGAGCCCGCAGGCCTTCGACGGGCTCCGGCTCGCGAACCGGACCGTGCGCCGTCCCGACCTCACGATCGCCACCGAGGACCACAACGTCCCCACCACCGGGCTCGGCCTGCCGATCGCCGACCCCGTCTCGCGCACCCAGGTCGAGACGCTGCGCAAGAACTGTGCCGAGTTCGGTGTCCGCCTGCACCCGATGGGTGACGCGAGCCAGGGCATCGTGCACGTCATCGGTCCGCAGCTCGGGCTCACCCAGCCGGGCACGACGATCGTCTGCGGCGACAGCCACACCTCCACCCACGGGGCCTTCGGTGCCCTGGCGTTCGGCATCGGCACCAGCGAGGTCGAGCACGTCCTCGCGACGCAGACCCTGTCCCAGGCGCGGCCGAAGCTGATGGCCGTCAACGCCCACGGCGACCTGCCGTACGGCGTCACAGCGAAGGACCTCGTCCTCGCGCTCATCGCCCAGGTGGGCACCGGCGGCGGACAGGGTCACATCGTCGAGTACCGCGGCGAGGCGTTCCGGCAGCTCTCGATGGAGGGCCGGATGACCGTGTGCAACATGTCGATCGAGTGGGGCGCGAAGGCGGGCATGATCGCGCCCGACGACACGACGTTCAGCTACGTCGAGGGACGTGAGAGCGCGCCCACCGGCAAGGCGTGGGAGGCCGCGCTCGACCACTGGCGCTCCCTGCCGACCGACGCGGGAGCGGCGTTCGACACGGAGGTCGACCTCGACGCGTCGTCGGTCGAGCCCTTCGTCACCTGGGGCACGAACCCAGGCCAGGGTGCCCCCCTGTCGGCGTCTATCCCGGACCCTGGGGCGTACGACGACCCCGGCAAGCGGGCGTCCGCCGAGCGGGCGCTGACGTACATGGACCTGCGCGCGGGCACGCCGTTGCGCGACGTCTCCGTCGACACGGTGTTCCTCGGCTCGTGCACGAACGGCCGGATCGAGGACCTCCGCGCCGCCGCCGACGTCCTGCGCGGGCGCCGGGTGGCGTCGGACGTGCGCATGCTCGTCGTCCCCGGTTCGGTCCAGGTGCGCAGCCAGGCCGAGCGCGAAGGGCTCGACAGGGTCTTCGCCGACGCCGGCGCGGAGTGGCGTGGCGCGGGCTGCTCGATGTGCCTGGGCATGAACCCCGACCAGCTGGCTCCCGGGGAGCGCAGCGCGTCGACGTCCAACCGCAACTTCGAGGGCCGGCAGGGACGCGGCGGACGCACGCACCTGGTGTCGCCTCTGGTCGCCGCCGCCACGGCGGTCACCGGCCACCTCAGCTCACCTGCCGACCTGGAGGCCTGA
- a CDS encoding helix-turn-helix domain-containing protein — MDNSSGVGVLDKAVRILAALESGPSSLASLVASTGLARPTAHRLAVALEHHRMVTRDAQGRFVLGPRLGELATAAGEDRLLATAGPVLAQLRDQTGESTQLFRRQGDSRVCVASAERLSGGLRDVVPVGSALPMIAGSGAQILLAWEEPERLHRGLRHAKFSATTLAQVRRRGWAQSVSERERGVASVSAPVRGPGNRVIAAISVSGPIDRVGRAPGRLYAEAVVRASERVSEVLRRGA; from the coding sequence ATGGACAACTCTAGCGGGGTCGGCGTCCTCGACAAAGCCGTACGCATCCTCGCCGCGCTCGAGAGCGGCCCATCGTCCCTCGCGTCGCTCGTCGCGTCGACCGGCCTGGCCCGCCCGACGGCCCACCGGCTCGCCGTCGCGTTGGAGCACCATCGCATGGTCACGCGCGACGCGCAGGGCCGTTTCGTGCTCGGCCCGCGGCTCGGCGAGCTCGCGACGGCGGCCGGGGAGGATCGCCTCCTCGCGACCGCGGGACCCGTGCTCGCGCAGTTGCGCGACCAGACCGGCGAGAGCACGCAGCTGTTCCGGCGACAGGGCGACAGTCGTGTCTGCGTCGCCTCGGCGGAACGGTTGAGCGGCGGGCTGCGCGACGTCGTCCCGGTCGGCAGCGCGCTGCCGATGATCGCCGGGTCCGGCGCGCAGATCCTGCTCGCGTGGGAGGAGCCCGAGCGCCTGCACCGGGGTCTTCGGCACGCGAAGTTCTCCGCCACCACGCTCGCCCAGGTACGCCGCCGCGGCTGGGCGCAGAGTGTCAGCGAGCGCGAGCGCGGCGTCGCGTCGGTGTCCGCGCCGGTGCGCGGGCCCGGCAACCGGGTGATCGCCGCGATCTCCGTCTCCGGCCCGATCGACAGGGTCGGCCGCGCACCTGGCCGGCTCTACGCCGAGGCCGTGGTGCGGGCGTCGGAGCGCGTCAGCGAGGTTCTCCGCCGCGGCGCCTGA
- a CDS encoding PDZ domain-containing protein: MNSTPPMSPPQGPAQGPPFHEAPPPPFGTPPQGAPPTGPPPYGPARRPRRRTAAFVAVVLAAGLIGGGAGAGTVAGLGALRSPATVSGLPAANDKADAPSGDVSGVADRVLPSVVSITAEGRTGAAGGSGIIVSSDGRILTNNHVVADAGQGGTLTVTFQDGRTAQARVIGTDASSDLAVIQAENVSGLTAATLGDSTSLDVGDPVVAIGSPLGLSGTVTSGIVSALDRPVRTTGAEGNGPGGAEQDSAVLDAIQTDAAVNPGNSGGPLVDMNGRVVGINSAIAGTGGSSSGQSGNIGLGFAIPISEAWPIAKQLIDDGTAQHALLGVQVSDVSQGTAGARLAGVTSGGPAAKAGLREGDVVTKLGDRRIDSADALVAATRSHDPGEKVGVTYERGGSSHTATVTLGSDG, translated from the coding sequence GCACGCCGCCGCAGGGCGCGCCTCCGACGGGTCCGCCGCCGTACGGTCCCGCGCGCCGGCCGAGGCGACGGACCGCCGCGTTCGTCGCGGTGGTCCTCGCGGCGGGGCTGATCGGCGGCGGCGCCGGCGCGGGCACGGTCGCCGGGCTGGGGGCACTGCGCTCGCCCGCGACCGTGAGCGGTCTGCCCGCGGCCAACGACAAGGCCGACGCGCCCAGCGGCGACGTCAGCGGGGTCGCGGACCGGGTGCTGCCGAGCGTCGTGTCGATCACGGCGGAGGGCAGGACGGGCGCAGCCGGAGGGAGCGGGATCATCGTCAGCTCCGACGGCAGGATCCTCACCAACAACCACGTCGTCGCGGACGCGGGGCAGGGCGGGACGCTCACCGTCACCTTCCAGGACGGCAGGACCGCGCAGGCGCGCGTGATCGGCACCGACGCGTCCAGCGACCTCGCGGTCATCCAGGCCGAGAACGTCTCCGGTCTCACCGCCGCGACGCTCGGCGACTCGACGTCGCTGGACGTCGGCGACCCGGTCGTCGCGATCGGCTCGCCGCTCGGTCTCTCCGGGACGGTGACGTCGGGCATCGTGAGCGCGCTCGACCGTCCCGTCCGCACCACCGGTGCGGAGGGCAACGGACCCGGCGGGGCGGAGCAGGACAGCGCCGTGCTCGACGCGATCCAGACCGACGCCGCGGTGAACCCGGGCAACTCCGGTGGTCCGCTCGTCGACATGAACGGCCGGGTGGTCGGCATCAACTCCGCCATCGCCGGCACGGGTGGCTCGTCGTCGGGGCAGTCGGGCAACATCGGCCTCGGCTTCGCGATCCCGATCAGCGAGGCCTGGCCGATCGCGAAGCAGCTGATCGACGACGGCACCGCGCAGCACGCCCTCCTCGGCGTGCAGGTCTCGGACGTGAGCCAGGGCACGGCGGGCGCTCGGCTGGCGGGTGTGACGAGTGGTGGTCCCGCGGCGAAGGCGGGACTGCGCGAGGGAGACGTCGTCACGAAGCTCGGCGACCGGCGGATCGACTCGGCGGACGCACTCGTCGCCGCCACCCGGTCGCACGACCCGGGGGAGAAGGTGGGGGTCACCTACGAGCGCGGCGGGTCGTCGCACACGGCGACGGTCACGCTCGGCAGCGACGGCTGA